Part of the Candidatus Moraniibacteriota bacterium genome is shown below.
GAGAGAGTAGAGAAAAATAGCAAGAGCATTCGGATGAGCGAATGTCCCGTAAATTCTGGGAATGCCAACGACATTGTCTGAGAGTCCAATCCCAAAAAATGCCTGACGAGTTGCTTCAAGCATTGGAATGATGCCGGACAATAGGAGAAGATATAGAACTTTCTTCACGTCTTTTAGAGAAGTCACAGATATGAAAGCAAGGAAGCTTATGGAAAAAATGGAAATCAATCTCGCGATTTCTTGGACACTCGTGAGGGGGCTCATGCTCCATGGCGTGAGAATAATGTTCATGCCGATAAGCAAAGAAAAAGGTTTCCAAAGTACAAAGCGCACGAGCTTTTTGTTGTGGAGAATAAAAATAGCGATGCTTGCGAGAAGGAGGAATACGCCAAGCATCTGCGAGAGACTGAGGGATATATCCTTGCCAACTGTCAGGAAGGTGTTCTCAGAAAGGTGATCGAGAGACATGCGAGTGACAAGGAGTATCCCCAAGAGAGCGATTGGTTGCCGAAGCGCAGAAAACGAAATGCAAGCAAGTGTTAGTGCTATTGAAAAAATAGGACTCTGGTTGAGAAAAGCGGTTGCGAAAAGGGAAAAGAAGAATACACTGAAACAGAAGAGAATTTTCTTTAGGGAAATCACAGCAGAGTATAGAATTCAATTTATACAGAAAGGATATATCATTTTCCAGTTTATTGCTACAATACACAGCATCTCTTCTATTTGTATAGTTTTGTCCAAAATCGCGGAGCAATGAGAATACTTTTGATTCATAAACGCCATTTTCTGGCGGGAGGAGCGGAAAGAGCCTATCTTGAGATGGCGGATGTTTTGATGCGCGCGGGGCATGAGGTTGCGTTCTTTTCCATGAAACACCCTAAGAATCATCCAACACCCTGGGAAAAATATTTCGTTGACACAGTAGATTATCAGGATTCGTCGATGAATTTTCTTGAAAAAATCAGGACGGTTGGAAAGATATTGTGGAATCGGCAGGCAGAAAAGAATATGGAACGGATTATCCTTGATTTCAAGCCGGATATTGCACATGTTCATAACATTTTCCATCAAATATCTCCTTCTATATTCCGTCCACTCAAAAAGGCACATGTCCCCGTCGTGATGACATTACATGACTACAAACTGATCTCTCCGAATTACTATTTATTCGTTCGTGGGCGCATATGGGATCCGAAACGAGGTTCCTTATGGAAGTGTGTCAGAGACCGATGCGTTAAAGATAGTATTTGGAAGAGTTTGGTTTGTGCTATTGAGGGTTTGTTTCATCGAAGTATTCGTGCATATGATTCTATCCAGGCATTCTTTTCTCCTAGCCACTTCCTTGTAGAGAAATTCCGCGAATATCAATTTTCGAAAGAAGT
Proteins encoded:
- a CDS encoding glycosyltransferase, coding for MRILLIHKRHFLAGGAERAYLEMADVLMRAGHEVAFFSMKHPKNHPTPWEKYFVDTVDYQDSSMNFLEKIRTVGKILWNRQAEKNMERIILDFKPDIAHVHNIFHQISPSIFRPLKKAHVPVVMTLHDYKLISPNYYLFVRGRIWDPKRGSLWKCVRDRCVKDSIWKSLVCAIEGLFHRSIRAYDSIQAFFSPSHFLVEKFREYQFSKEVQYLPNPLVPFPDDLSFLPLSDEAPFVFIGRLSPEKGVDTILRAVSLSRDIAKVRIVGDGPEMESLQRLARDLGVEPRVEFSGYLSGEVLEEARKNARAIIITSLWYENMPYALTEALGAGKVVIASRIGGISERIQDSKNGFLFHPGDEKELAEKMQLASRVDSAKIGGLARASISGLREEKFLEELLAVYRQLVP